The segment AGGCGCAGGCCAAGTCGCAGACCATCACGCTTCAGCCGGGACCGCCCATCACGCTGCGCGCCGACCAGCGGCGCTTGGCGGAGATGATCGTCCATCTGCTGGACAACGCGGTGAAGTTCGGTCACCGGGGCGCTCGGGTCTCGCTGCGAATCTCCCTCCAGGGCGGGATGGTCGCCGTCGCCGTCGCCGACGACGGGCCCGGAATCCCGCCGGACATCGTCGACCACGTCTTCAGCCCGTTCATCCAAGGCGAACGCTCGCTCGTGCGTCAGCACGAGGGCATCGGGCTCGGCCTGCCCATCGTCCGCCGCTTCGCCGAACTGCACGGCGGCAGCGTGGAATTGGACAGCGCGCCGGGGCACGGCACGACCGTGACCATCCTCCTGCCCGCCGCCCGACTGACGGCGCCGCCCATCGCTGGCCTCAGGGAATCCCGGGCGTTCTAAAGCGTCCCCGGTTCCGGATGGGTTGGGCCCCGGCTTCGGACAGATCATTTGGCGAGGCTGGTCATTCGGCGAGGCTGGGTTCCTCCAACGGTCCGACCTCAGCCTCGGCAGGGTTGGGCGGAGCGGTTTCCGGCAACCCGAGGAACAGGGCGGCCAGGGCGATCAGGGCCATCGCCCCAGCCGTAAGGAAGGCGGCGGAATAGCCGAAGCGGTCCACGATCACGCCGGTGACGAAGCCGCTGGTCGCAGCCCCCACCCCCTGCATCGTGGCGACCGCCCCGAAGGCGAGGTTGTAGCGCCCGGTTCCGCGCATCAGGTCGGCGATCACCAGCGGCGTCAGGGCGGTGAAGATCCCGGCGCCCACCCCGTCCAGAAGCTGGACGCCGATCAGCCAAGCGCTGTTGTCCGACAGGGTGTAGAGGACGGCCCGCAACGGCAGGATGGCGAAGCCGACCAGCAGGATCGGCTTGCGGCCCAGACGGTCGGCCGTCCGTCCCACCAGGATGGCGATGGGAAGCATGACGAGCTGGGCGGCGATGATGCAGGACGACATCATGACCGTCGCCCATTCCGGGTGCCCCGCGGCCAGCTTCTGTCCGACCAGCGGCAGCAGGGGGGCGTTGGCGAAATGGAACAGCAAGGCGCAACTGCCGAAGATCAGCAGCGGCCGGCACTGGACCAGGATGCCCATGCCGGAGACCTTCTCCCCGTCGCCCGCACCGCCTTCCGACCCGCCGCCTGCCGACGCCTCGACCCCGCGGGCGCGGCGCTGGTCGATGGCGGAGGCCGGGATCGACAGGACGGCAATTGATGACAGGACCGCGAACACCGGCACCAGCAGAAAGACCGCCTGCTGCGAGAACAGCCAGCCGACCAGCCCGGCGAGCGCCGCGACGCCGACGTTGCCCGCATGGTCGAAGGCGGCGTTGCGCCCCATCCGCCGGGCGAGCAGGCGTTGCGGGACGAGACCGAGGGTCAGGGCCGCCACTGCCGGGCCGAACACGTCCCCGACCACCGCAATCAACGTGTTCGCGATCAGGACCGGCCAGAAGTTGGGGAACAGGTAGATGCACAGCGCCCCCGCACCCAGCACGACCAGCGCCAGGACGATGGCCTCGCGCTTGCGGTGGGTGGCATCGATGGCCGCCCCGATCGGCGTCTGCACGGCAAGCCCGAGCCAGCCGGCCAGACTGGTCACCAGACCGACCTCGGACTGGCTCCAATGCTGCTGGGTCACCAGAAAGACGTTGAGATAGGGACCGAGCGCCCCACGCACGTCCGCCAGCAGGAAATTCACGGCGTCCAGCGACGCCGGCCGGAAGCCGCGACCGGATTCGTCCGAAGGCGCCGACTCCCGTCCATGTCTGTCAGCAGGCAACGCGCTCTCCCTTCCAAGGATCTGGCAGAAAGACCGCGGCCAGACGCAAAGGCTAGGAACAGCGGGCACCGAAAAATGGCACCATGGGGCATGGTCGTTCAAGGTGATCGTAACGGAACGATCAGATCAACCTCAAAGCTACGGCAAATGAAAGGTTGCCAGGACCACTTGCAACCGCAACTCAAAACTGCGCATCAAGCAATTTTCGAAGCTGCCGGCGTTATCTCGTTTCCATACGCATGAGATCGCCCAGCTTGTCGAGCAGGTAGTCCAGATCCTCCGCCGCCAGATCCTCGTACTGGGTCAGGATGCGCTCGATCACCCGGCGGCGGTGGCGCTCGATGTCGTGCGCTTCGCCGTCGTAGGGGGTCTCCTTGAGCACGTCCAAAGCGATCCGGCAGGCGGGCAGCAGGGCCGGCGGCTGCTTGGCCTTGTCGTAGATGGACTTCAGACCCAGCCGCCCAGCGTCGTGGATCAGCAGACGGGCATTGGTCAGCGGCACGTTGGCCAAATGGGACAGCGCCGTCTCGAAAAAGGCGCTGTCGCCCATGCACAGCGCCCGCACCAGCAGCGACGGGGTCAGGCGGCCGCTGCGCGACAGTTGCGCGACCAGCCGTTCCAGCGCGCCCTCGTCGCTTTCCCCCGAGAAGAGGGCGACGGTGGCGCGCTCGCGGCTTTGCAGGATCAAGTCGGCGGCGACCTTGGCCGGAAGGTCGTGGTTGGCCACCAGATGCTGCTGGAGCTTTTCCGAGACCACGGCGACCAGCCGCTCGGCGATGGTGATCGGCAGGCGGGCGCGCTGGACCAGCGGCTCCTGCACGGTTTCGCTGTCGGCGAAGCGTTCAATGACCCGGCCGAGCGTCTGCTCGCCGAGATCAGCGCTCTCATTGGCGACCAGGACCGCCACGGCCCCCTCCGACGCGGTGTCGATCAGCGCGTCGGCGACGCTGGCGGACAGGGCCGGACGCTGTGCGATGGCGGTGTGCTTGGCGTCCGTTCCAGTCCGCACCAGCTCGACGAGGTCGGCGTCGGTCAGCACCGTGGAGACGCTGAGCACCGGGATCGCCACGGCCTCCACGTCGCGCGCCAGCATCAGCGCGACGTCGCGCGGCAACGCCGGGTTGGCCTTCAGGTTCTCGGCCAGCGACTGGCGCACGCGCACCACGGCGTCGCGCGCCATGAAGCGGATGATGTCTTCGGCGAGCCGGCGCTCGCTGTCTGACAAGGTGGTTGCGGAAAACTGCTTGGCGATCTTGACCGCCAGTTCGGAACGGCTGTTCGGCGACGGGTCCGACAACAGACGGGACACGTCGTCCTTGGTGAGTTGGTCGCTCATGGGTCCCGGACCCTTTCCTGCCCTGCGTCGCTCCCCGCGCCTCGGATTCGTGCATCAGAGGGAACGAATGTATTCAGGTCATGATCGGAC is part of the Azospirillum baldaniorum genome and harbors:
- a CDS encoding MFS transporter, producing MPADRHGRESAPSDESGRGFRPASLDAVNFLLADVRGALGPYLNVFLVTQQHWSQSEVGLVTSLAGWLGLAVQTPIGAAIDATHRKREAIVLALVVLGAGALCIYLFPNFWPVLIANTLIAVVGDVFGPAVAALTLGLVPQRLLARRMGRNAAFDHAGNVGVAALAGLVGWLFSQQAVFLLVPVFAVLSSIAVLSIPASAIDQRRARGVEASAGGGSEGGAGDGEKVSGMGILVQCRPLLIFGSCALLFHFANAPLLPLVGQKLAAGHPEWATVMMSSCIIAAQLVMLPIAILVGRTADRLGRKPILLVGFAILPLRAVLYTLSDNSAWLIGVQLLDGVGAGIFTALTPLVIADLMRGTGRYNLAFGAVATMQGVGAATSGFVTGVIVDRFGYSAAFLTAGAMALIALAALFLGLPETAPPNPAEAEVGPLEEPSLAE
- a CDS encoding DUF2336 domain-containing protein, with product MSDQLTKDDVSRLLSDPSPNSRSELAVKIAKQFSATTLSDSERRLAEDIIRFMARDAVVRVRQSLAENLKANPALPRDVALMLARDVEAVAIPVLSVSTVLTDADLVELVRTGTDAKHTAIAQRPALSASVADALIDTASEGAVAVLVANESADLGEQTLGRVIERFADSETVQEPLVQRARLPITIAERLVAVVSEKLQQHLVANHDLPAKVAADLILQSRERATVALFSGESDEGALERLVAQLSRSGRLTPSLLVRALCMGDSAFFETALSHLANVPLTNARLLIHDAGRLGLKSIYDKAKQPPALLPACRIALDVLKETPYDGEAHDIERHRRRVIERILTQYEDLAAEDLDYLLDKLGDLMRMETR